One genomic region from Phycodurus eques isolate BA_2022a chromosome 16, UOR_Pequ_1.1, whole genome shotgun sequence encodes:
- the LOC133415147 gene encoding 5-hydroxytryptamine receptor 3A-like, translating to MRGIGYINQEATSFTPPLDVASSVSGGADATNNCTTRRCLANELVNKKLTTQPQRDNCSEYIYVPSIEYQTIKVDTKNLRLGCRLQATIEWTDDDLYWDPSVYPYNEVILPVSKVWSPDIFVTNGISASTHNSFRDLIVFSNGTLRHRVVMVAEVNCEFNLFNYPFAEDECPVAIQTWSTQGCGTTMEVGKVEVFDGTHGDWETLAAYLHSSDNKYYISVVLKIRQQNPFITLLLPSILLILADMVSFALPLGCGERNSFKVTLVLSFTMFLLILNDQLPGDSECGPVIKNHFCVCLVMLVVSMLVSMVLTRVAKDGGLVFCCSSRRAKTANKPEGADQEVTADLSAIRLDDPEENRLHRKVTDFLDAIKAKEADCERNEAFADTIDKTFFWFYFILGTLYFCAMITVMVKYECNVNHLDFL from the exons ATGCGGGGGATTGGATACATAAACCAGGAAGCGACCTCCTTCACCCCACCGCTGGATGTGGCGTCTTCAG TTTCAGGAGGTGCAGATGCTACGAACAACTGCACGACTCGCCGATGTCTGGCGAATGAGCTCGTCAACAAAAAATTGACAACGCAGCCGCAGCGTGACAACTGCTCTGAGTACATATACGTGCCGTCGATCGAGTATCAGACCATCAAAGTT GACACAAAGAATCTTCGTTTAGGTTGTCGTCTACAGGCCACAATT GAATGGACCGACGACGACTTGTACTGGGACCCGTCCGTTTACCCGTATAACGAGGTGATTCTGCCCGTAAGCAAAGTCTGGAGCCCGGACATATTTGTGACCAATGG CATATCGGCAAGCACGCACAACAGCTTCCGTGACTTGATCGTGTTCAGCAACGGCACCTTGAGGCACAGAGTGGTGATGGTGGCCGAGGTCAACTGTGAGTTTAACCTCTTCAACTACCCGTTCGCTGAGGACGAATGTCCCGTGGCCATCCAGACCTGGTCCACTCAAG GCTGCGGTACAACCATGGAAGTTGGCAAAGTGGAGGTGTTCGACGGGACCCACGGAGACTGGGAGACGTTGGCCGCGTACCTCCACTCATCTGATAACAAATATTATATCTCG GTGGTGTTGAAGATCCGGCAGCAGAACCCGTTCATCACGCTGCTGCTGCCCAGCATTCTGCTCATCCTGGCCGACATGGTGAGCTTCGCCCTGCCGCTGGGTTGCGGCGAGCGCAACTCCTTCAAGGTCACGCTGGTGCTCAGCTTCACCATGTTCCTGCTCATCCTCAACGACCAGCTGCCCGGCGACAGCGAGTGCGGCCCCGTGATAA AAAACCACTTCTGCGTGTGCCTGGTGATGCTGGTGGTGAGCATGCTGGTGTCCATGGTGCTCACGCGGGTGGCCAAGGATGGAGGCCTCGTCTTCTGCTGCTCTTCCAGACGAGCAAAGACCGCAAACAAGCCAGAGGGAGCTGATCAGG AAGTCACAGCGGACCTCAGCGCCATCCGGCTGGACGACCCCGAGGAAAATCGGCTGCACCGAAAGGTGACCGACTTCCTGGACGCCATCAAAGCCAAGGAAGCGGATTGCGAGCGCAACGAGGCGTTCGCCGACACGATCGACAAAACCTTTTTCTGGTTCTATTTCATTCTGGGCACCTTGTACTTTTGCGCTATGATCACGGTGATGGTGAAATACGAATGCAACGTCAACCACTTGGATTTCTTGTGA
- the kcnj2a gene encoding inward rectifier potassium channel 2a, which yields MGSVRSHRYSIVSSEEDGMKLADVAVPNGYGNGDADADKAERRRQSRFVRKDGHCNVHFINMSEKGQRYLADIFTTCVDIRWRWMLLIFCLSFLLSWLFFGLVFWLVALSYGDLEAETQMCVSNVDSFTAAFLFSVETQTTIGYGYRYVTEDCPVAVFMVVFQSIVGCIIDAFIIGAVMAKMAKPKKRNETLVFSYYATVAMRDGKLCLMWRVGNLRRSHLVEAHVRAQLLKSRTTAEGEFIPLDQVDIDVGFDSGIDRIFLVSPITIVHEIDEDSPFYEMNKQELETSEFEIVVILEGMVEATAMTTQCRSSYVASEILWGHRFEPVLFEDKNYYKVDYSRFDNTYEVSGTPHCSARELAEKSSNASSPRNSFCYENEVALEKIEMEEEAEEAELNGTTTNAEDCPLEDGNTDTVSDFKQNRDSLPLESRSLTAESEL from the coding sequence ATGGGGAGCGTGCGAAGCCACCGCTACAGCATCGTGTCCTCCGAGGAGGACGGCATGAAGCTGGCCGACGTCGCCGTGCCCAACGGCTACGGCAACGGCGACGCCGACGCCGACAAGGCCGAGCGTCGGCGGCAGAGCCGCTTCGTGCGCAAGGACGGCCACTGCAACGTGCACTTTATCAACATGAGCGAGAAGGGCCAGCGCTACCTGGCGGACATCTTCACCACCTGCGTGGACATCCGCTGGCGTTGGATGCTGCTCATCTTCTGCCTTTCCTTCCTGCTCTCGTGGTTATTCTTCGGTCTGGTCTTCTGGCTGGTGGCGCTCTCCTACGGCGACCTGGAGGCCGAGACGCAGATGTGCGTCTCCAACGTGGACAGCTTCACGGCCGCCTTCTTGTTCTCCGTGGAGACCCAGACCACCATCGGCTACGGATACCGCTACGTGACGGAAGACTGCCCTGTCGCCGTGTTCATGGTGGTCTTCCAAAGCATCGTGGGATGCATCATCGACGCGTTCATCATCGGCGCGGTCATGGCCAAGATGGCCAAGCCCAAAAAACGAAACGAGACCTTGGTGTTCAGCTACTACGCCACGGTAGCCATGAGGGACGGCAAACTGTGCCTCATGTGGCGCGTGGGGAACCTGAGGAGGAGCCACCTGGTGGAGGCCCACGTCAGGGCGCAGCTCCTCAAGTCCCGGACGACCGCGGAGGGAGAGTTCATCCCTCTGGACCAGGTGGACATCGACGTCGGGTTCGACAGCGGCATCGACAGAATCTTCCTGGTGTCTCCCATCACCATCGTCCACGAGATCGACGAGGACAGCCCCTTCTACGAGATGAACAAACAGGAGCTGGAGACGTCCGAGTTTGAGATCGTGGTGATCCTGGAGGGGATGGTGGAGGCCACGGCCATGACCACGCAGTGCCGCAGCTCCTACGTTGCCAGCGAGATCCTCTGGGGTCACCGCTTCGAGCCGGTGCTCTTCGAAGACAAGAACTACTACAAAGTGGACTACTCGCGCTTCGACAACACCTACGAGGTGTCCGGCACGCCGCACTGCAGCGCCAGAGAGCTAGCGGAGAAGAGTTCCAACGCCTCCAGCCCGAGGAACTCCTTTTGCTACGAGAACGAGGTGGCTCTGGAAAAGATCGAGATGGAGGAGGAAGCGGAGGAAGCGGAGCTGAACGGCACCACAACGAACGCAGAGGATTGTCCGCTCGAAGACGGCAACACCGACACGGTCTCAGACTTTAAACAAAATCGGGACTCTTTGCCTTTAGAATCGAGATCTCTGACTGCCGAATCTGAACTTTAA
- the LOC133414438 gene encoding inward rectifier potassium channel 16-like codes for MSTERRNGVNVDASFAAVHIGDRRLRFMQKDGSFPVAFHKVPREWSLYLLDIFTTLVEIRWRVMLLVFSLAYVLSWLFFGLCYWLIAYVHGDGDGDVDGPCVLNVHDFTSAFLFSTETQATIGYGFRGMTENCGAAVATVTAQDVFSCLLDTVVVGIVVAKMASARKRAQTVGFSRFAVVNRRDGVLCLSWRLGDFRGNHILEGVARAQLVRYSKQSQGPVVISYQDVDIQNRDLVLATPALVVHKLEPGSPLYRISPEQLVEEDFELVVSFTYTGDSTGMLHQTRTSYTPADIRWAQRFQEVLRVTKKHYKADYALFNETTWVATPVLSAEQCDRGTTRPGLSRSVSAKRARRRTEEVVQQTHL; via the coding sequence ATGAGCACCGAGAGGCGCAACGGGGTTAACGTCGACGCTTCCTTCGCCGCCGTTCACATCGGGGACCGGCGGCTTCGCTTCATGCAAAAGGACGGCAGTTTCCCCGTGGCGTTCCACAAGGTCCCCAGGGAGTGGAGTCTGTACCTGCTGGACATCTTCACCACTCTGGTGGAGATCCGCTGGCGGGTCATGCTCCTGGTCTTCTCGCTGGCCTACGTGCTCTCCTGGCTTTTTTTCGGGCTTTGTTACTGGCTCATCGCCTACGTGCACGGAGATGGAGACGGAGATGTCGACGGTCCCTGCGTGCTGAACGTTCACGACTTCACCTCGGCGTTTCTCTTCTCCACGGAGACTCAGGCGACCATCGGTTACGGCTTCAGGGGCATGACGGAGAACTGCGGGGCGGCCGTGGCGACCGTGACCGCACAGGACGTCTTCAGCTGCCTCCTGGACACCGTCGTCGTCGGCATCGTCGTCGCTAAAATGGCGTCGGCGCGAAAGAGGGCTCAGACGGTGGGCTTCAGCCGATTCGCCGTGGTCAACCGGCGGGACGGCGTCCTGTGTCTGTCCTGGCGGCTCGGAGATTTCAGAGGGAATCACATCTTGGAGGGCGTCGCCCGGGCGCAGCTCGTACGCTACTCCAAACAATCCCAAGGACCCGTGGTGATATCGTACCAGGATGTGGACATCCAGAACCGGGATCTGGTCCTCGCCACGCCGGCCTTAGTCGTACACAAGCTGGAACCGGGCAGCCCGCTCTACCGTATAAGCCCTGAGCAGCTTGTGGAGGAGGACTTTGAGCTTGTGGTGTCCTTCACCTACACGGGCGACTCCACCGGGATGCTCCACCAGACGCGCACCTCCTACACCCCTGCGGATATCCGCTGGGCGCAACGGTTTCAGGAAGTGCTCCGAGTGACCAAGAAGCACTACAAGGCGGACTACGCTCTGTTTAACGAGACCACGTGGGTGGCGACGCCCGTGTTGAGCGCGGAACAGTGTGACAGGGGGACGACTCGCCCTGGCCTGTCGCGCTCGGTCTCGGCGAAGCGAGCCCGCCGCCGTACGGAGGAGGTCGTGCAGCAGACCCATTTGTAG